The Longimicrobium sp. sequence CACTGACGAGAACGCCTCCTGCCGGTCTCGGATCTCCTCCCACAACGGATTGGAAAAGGTGTTGTCCCCCTCGCCCATGCTCACCTGCCGGAGCTCTTCGGGGCGGCTCACGGGCAGGCTGCGGAGGAGCACCGCGTCCACCAGGCTGAAGATGGCGGTGTTTGCGCCGATCCCCAGCGCCAGCGAGAGCACCGCCGCCAGCGCGAAGCCCGGGCTGGCGCGCAGCGAGCGTACCGCGTAGCGCAGGTCCGCGCCCATCGACTCCAGCCAGACCATCACGTCCACGTCGCGGGTGCGCTCCCGCTGCACGGCCGGGTTGCCGAAGCGGCGCCGGGCCTCGCGCCGGGCCTCCCCCTCGCTCATCCCCCCGGCCACCAGCTCGTCGGCGAGCTCCGCCAGGTGGAAGTCGAGCTCGCGGTCGATCTCGTGCGTGACCCGGTCGCGGCGGCCCAGGTTGGCGAATCGTTTGAACCGGCCCATCGCTGGTGTCTCCGTACCGGAAGGTGGGTGGTTATTCCCGAGAAGGCGGGCATCAATGGGAAAGTCCTAAGTCCTAAGTCCTAAGTCCTGAACTGCTTGTCCGAGCTGCTGTTCAGCACTCCAGCACTTGGCACTTGGCACTTGGCACTTGGCACTTGGCACTTAGCACTTAGCACTTGGCACTTGGCACTTAGCACTTGGCACTTGGCACTTAGCACTTAGCACTTGGCACTTGGCACTTAGCACTTAGCACTTGGCACTTGGCACTTGGCACTTGGCACTTGGCACTTAGCACTTAGCACTTAGCACTTAGCACTTAGCACTTAGCACTTCAGTCCATCACGCAAACCCCAGCACCCGGTGCACGCCCGCGGTGAGGCGTGCCCAGCTCTCCTGCTCCTGCGCCAGCCGCGCCTCGCCGGCCGGCGTCAGCGAGTAGAACCGCGCCTGGCGGTTCTTCTCCGTCATCCCCCACTCGCTGGTGATCCACCCCTCCTGCTCCATGCGGTGCAGCGCGGGGTAGAGCGACCCTTCCTCCACGCGAAGCAGCTCGGCGGAGACGCGCTGGATGTCTGAGCTGATGGCGTAGCCGTGCAGGCGGCCGCGCACCTTGAGCGTGCGCAGCACCAGCATCCCCAGCGTCCCCTGGAGTACGTCCGTGCGGTTCCGTGTCATCGTCGTCCCCGGTCAGTATACCAAGACATCTATGCATGATGTATGCGGCGCTGCCCGTGCGCTGTCAAGGAGAATCAGCACAGCCGTCTATGCATAGACCGCTAGGGCAGCATGTATGCGGCGTGCGCGCGGCGATGTCAAGAACCGTCCAACGCGGGGCACAAAGGAGAGGCGTGATGGTGGGGGGTGCTTGCCCCGGGTGCATTAGCGTGCAATTATTTTAGCAGGGGTGCCCGCCCAGGCTCCCCGATGGTATCCTCCCCCGGAGCACATTTGCCCATGAAGCACCAGTCCATCTTCATCCTGGCGGCCGTACTCCTGGCGGGGTGCGCCCGCCAGACGCCGCCGGCCACAGGCCCCTCGGGCGCCCGTGGCCCCACCGGCGCCGGAGCCCCCGTCCAGCGCACCATGCCCTCGGGAGCCGCCAGCGGCGACACCACCGCCCCCGGCGGCGGCGGCGGAACCGGGGCGGCGCGCCCGCGCGCCTACTCGTCGGTCATCACCTCCGAAGCGCGCACGCGCCGCGGGATGTTCGCCGTGCACCAGGTGGGCGACAAGCTGTTCTTTGAGATCCCGCGCCGCGAGCTCAACAAGGACATGCTGCTGGTGGGGCGCTACGCCCGCGCCGCGCCCATCAACCCCAACAACCCCGCCGGCGGCTTCGGCGACTTCGGCGGCGACCAGTTCGCCGAGCTCACCCTGCGCTGGGAGCGGAACCGCAACCGCGTGATCCTGCGCTCCCCGACGTTCAACATCACCGCGGACACCGCGCTCCCCGTGGCCCGCGCCGTGGAGACGTCCAACTACCCGGCGATCGTCGCGGTGCTGAACGTGGAAGCGTTCGGGCCGGACAGCTCGGCCGTGGTGGACGTGACGCGCCTCTTCACCACCGCCACGCCCGAGATCGCGGCGATCCGCGGCACGGTGGACCCGGCCCGCTCGTACATCGAGCGCGCGCTCGCTTTCCCGGACAACGTGGAGATCGAGGCGACGCAGACCGGCGTCCCCACGCCACCGCGCGGCCCGGGTGCCCCGCCAGCTCCCACGGGCGGCGCGCCCACGCCGGCGGTGAGCGTGCTGGCGCACTGGAGCATCGTGCGCCTTCCGGACATCCCGATGGTGCCGCGCCGCTTCGACGAGCGCGTGGGCTTCTTCTCCATCCGCCAGATCGACTTCGGCACCACGGAGCACCGCTCGGCGCAGCGCCGCTACATCACCCGCTACCGCCTGGAGTGCTCCGAGCGGCGCGTGGGCGACCTTTGCTACCCCAAGAAGCCCATCGTCTACTACGTGGACCCCGCGACGCCCGAGCAGTGGAAGCCGTTCGTGCGCGCCGGGATCATCGAGTGGCAGCAGGCGTTCGAGGCGGCCGGCTTCAAGGACGGCATCGTCCCCGGCGAGGTGCCCGCGAACGACCCCGACTGGTCGCCCGAGGACATCCGCCACACCGTGATCCGCTGGCTGCCGTCCACCACGGAGAACGCGGTGGGTCCGCACGTGCACGACCCGCGCACGGGC is a genomic window containing:
- a CDS encoding PadR family transcriptional regulator gives rise to the protein MTRNRTDVLQGTLGMLVLRTLKVRGRLHGYAISSDIQRVSAELLRVEEGSLYPALHRMEQEGWITSEWGMTEKNRQARFYSLTPAGEARLAQEQESWARLTAGVHRVLGFA